The sequence below is a genomic window from Mycobacterium spongiae.
CGGCCCGGGTGTCCGCACCATGCAGTGGCCACCTTGACGTTCGTCTACTCGGACTCGACAGCGGTGATCGGCCCGCTTGCGACCGCGCGGGAACCCCATTCGTGGGATCTGTGTGTCGGCCATGCCGGCCGAATTACCGCACCACGTGGGTGGGAACTCGTGCGTCATGCCGGGCCCCTGCCCACCCACCCGGATGAGGACGATTTGGTGGCGCTCGCAGACGCCGTGCGTGAGGGCAGTTCGACCGGTATGGGGTTGTCGTACGCGGCAGGGACCGGCGCGTCACTGGACGAGGTGCCCCGACACCCAGGTGGTGATATGTCCACGCGTGCCGGCGGCGGCACCTCCCCCTGGGGACATGGCTCTACCGACACCCGGTTTCAGCCTGCGGGGGCACAAGCCACCGCGACGACCGGCGGCGTGCTCGCGCCATCCGAGCATCGATCGGGACGCCGGCGCGGACATCTTCGGGTTCTGCCCGACCCGGCGGACTAGGGCTAGACCACACTGGCGAAGGCGGATCAAGACCGTTCGATACCGATTCGGTCGGCACCTTTGGCAGGCCGATAGGCTGGCGGCCAAGAGTCGAACGTTCCCAGGTCGTCAGGAGCCCACGCGCATGTCTTGGCCCGCCGCGGCTGTCAATCGTGTCATCAAAGCGTACGACGTGCGCGGGTTGGTCGGCGACGAGCTCGACGAGTCGCTGGCAACCGACCTCGGCGCCGCATTTGCGAGGTTGATGCGAGGTGAGAACGCCCGACAGGTGGTGATCGGCCACGACATGCGGGACAGTTCGCCGTCGCTCGCGTCCGCTTTCGCAACCGGGGTCACCAGCCAGGGCCTCGACGTCGTGCGAATCGGTTTGGCATCAACCGATCAGCTCTACTTCGCCTCCGGGTTCTTGGATTGCCCCGGTGCGATGTTTACTGCCAGCCACAACCCGGCGGCATACAACGGCATCAAGCTCTGCCGGGCCGCCGCCAAACCTGTCGGTGCCGATACCGGATTGGCCGCGATCCGCGACAACCTGGTCGACGGGATCGGACACGATGACCGGCCGCCCGGTGGGCCAGGGAGCATCGCCGACGAGGACTTGCTGGTTCGCTACGGGGAGTTCCTGCGATCGCTGGTCGACACCGCCGGGTTACGTCCCTTGCGGGTCGCGGTCGATGCCGGCAACGGCATGGCCGGCCACACAGCACCGGCCGTTCTCGGTGTGATCGATTCGATCACGTTGTTGCCCTTGTACTTCGAGCTGGACGGATCGTTTCCCAATCATGAGGCCAACCCCCTGGATCCGACGAACCTGGTAGATCTGCAGGCTTACGTGCGCGACACCGGCGCCGATATCGGGCTGGCCTTCGACGGTGACGCCGATCGCTGCTTTGTGGTCGACGAACGAGGAGAGCCGGTCTCGCCGTCCACGGTGACCAGCTTGGTGGCGTTGCGCGAGCTCAACCGCGAGACCGGGGCAACCGTGATTCACAACGTGATCACGTCACGAGCAGTGCCCGAGTTGGTTCTCGAGCGCGGCGGCACGCCGCTGCGCTCACGGGTCGGGCACTCCTATATCAAGGCGCTCATGGCGGACACCGGCGCGATTTTCGGTGGTGAACATTCCGCGCACTACTATTTTCGCGACTTCTGGGGCGCTGATTCCGGAATGCTGGCCGCTCTGTACGTGCTGGCCGCTCTCGGCGAGCAAGATAGACCGTTGTCCGAGTTGACCGCCGACTACCAACGCTACGAGTCCTCCGGCGAGATCAACTTCACCGTTTCCGACGCGTCGGGTTGTATGGAGGCCGTGCTGAAGTCGTTCGGCAGCCGCATCCAGTCGCTCGATCATCTGGACGGGGTGACCGTGGATCTGGGTGAGGGCAGCTGGTTCAACCTGCGTAGCTCTAACACCGAACCGTTGCTACGACTCAATGTCGAGGGACGCAGTGCCGGGGACGTCGACGCGGTCGTCGACAAAGTCAGCGCTGCAATCGCGGCCCACAAGGTGCGCGACGGGGCGGGACTGTGAACGCCATTCGGGCGATCGATCTCGAAGACGCCGATGGCCTGATGGCTGCCGACCGGGATGGCTTGTTGCGCACCGCGTCGACGGCCGGCGCGCAGGTGCGGGCAATCGTGGCTGCCATGGACGAAGGTGAGCTGGCCTCGCTGCGCGGCGCGGACCGACCGCGCACGCTGATCTGGGTGGCCGGCCGCGGTACTGCCGAGACTGCCGGCGCGATCCTGGCCGCGACGTTGGGTGCTAACGCCGCCGAGCCGATTGTGGTCGTCACCGAGGCGCCGCCGTGGGTCGGGCCACTTGATGTGCTGGTCGTCGCCGGCGACGATCCTGGCGATCCGGTGTTGGTCGGCGCCGCAGCGACCGGGGTACGTCGGGGAGCACGGGTCGTCGTGGTGGCCCCATACGAGGGTCCGCTGCGGGACGCCACAGCCGGCCGTGTCGCGGTTCTGGCGCCACGGTTGCCAATCCCCGATGAGTTCGGTCTGTGCCGCTACTTGGCCGCGGGCTTGGCCGCACTGCACATTGTGGACTCCAAGCTGCCGATCGATCTTGGGCTGATGGCAGACGAACTGGATGCTGAGGTGCTCCGCAACAGTGCCGGCCGCGAGC
It includes:
- a CDS encoding phosphomannomutase/phosphoglucomutase codes for the protein MSWPAAAVNRVIKAYDVRGLVGDELDESLATDLGAAFARLMRGENARQVVIGHDMRDSSPSLASAFATGVTSQGLDVVRIGLASTDQLYFASGFLDCPGAMFTASHNPAAYNGIKLCRAAAKPVGADTGLAAIRDNLVDGIGHDDRPPGGPGSIADEDLLVRYGEFLRSLVDTAGLRPLRVAVDAGNGMAGHTAPAVLGVIDSITLLPLYFELDGSFPNHEANPLDPTNLVDLQAYVRDTGADIGLAFDGDADRCFVVDERGEPVSPSTVTSLVALRELNRETGATVIHNVITSRAVPELVLERGGTPLRSRVGHSYIKALMADTGAIFGGEHSAHYYFRDFWGADSGMLAALYVLAALGEQDRPLSELTADYQRYESSGEINFTVSDASGCMEAVLKSFGSRIQSLDHLDGVTVDLGEGSWFNLRSSNTEPLLRLNVEGRSAGDVDAVVDKVSAAIAAHKVRDGAGL
- a CDS encoding DUF3499 domain-containing protein, encoding MNVPRRCCRPGCPHHAVATLTFVYSDSTAVIGPLATAREPHSWDLCVGHAGRITAPRGWELVRHAGPLPTHPDEDDLVALADAVREGSSTGMGLSYAAGTGASLDEVPRHPGGDMSTRAGGGTSPWGHGSTDTRFQPAGAQATATTGGVLAPSEHRSGRRRGHLRVLPDPAD
- a CDS encoding TobH protein, whose product is MNAIRAIDLEDADGLMAADRDGLLRTASTAGAQVRAIVAAMDEGELASLRGADRPRTLIWVAGRGTAETAGAILAATLGANAAEPIVVVTEAPPWVGPLDVLVVAGDDPGDPVLVGAAATGVRRGARVVVVAPYEGPLRDATAGRVAVLAPRLPIPDEFGLCRYLAAGLAALHIVDSKLPIDLGLMADELDAEVLRNSAGRELFTNPAKTVAARMSNRGIALAGDNAATLALARHGSSILLRIAQQVAAATGLADAVVGLRTARANGRRNSPDSLFHDEDIDGPLPDRLRVLALALAGERTVVSARVAGLDDVDVIVAQDVPEIPDAPGGTVGPGGALVPAGPTVSERAEQQLAVLAVRLEMAAVYLRLVQG